A genomic window from Borreliella burgdorferi B31 includes:
- a CDS encoding lipoprotein: protein MEKGGGHSNPKVVGVKGMFESALEIKALSKEDNPKDMVEKASISAKESKDKVLSSKKGNASIALGEVPSLVRDIRESAKKIDESLKLLIASGYDASYPLSDNMKIGIGRICLLDKILEAVMPKINDSDNDNFDDNICEKIKKVVDEFNKNEKDEYSCSIMSLNSYPKTKGKDLVKKCINELMKDVEKYLGDVKGNGNGVCGELLQGAKSASGQFGESLKLLSEAASAIAEACKRLAYGIL, encoded by the coding sequence ATGGAAAAAGGTGGTGGCCACTCGAATCCTAAGGTTGTGGGTGTAAAAGGTATGTTTGAATCTGCATTGGAAATTAAGGCCTTAAGTAAGGAGGATAATCCTAAAGATATGGTTGAAAAGGCTAGTATTTCTGCCAAGGAATCTAAAGATAAGGTTTTAAGTAGTAAAAAGGGGAATGCTAGTATAGCATTGGGAGAGGTTCCCTCACTTGTAAGAGATATTAGAGAATCAGCCAAAAAGATTGATGAATCTTTAAAGCTATTGATAGCTTCAGGATATGATGCCTCATATCCTCTTTCAGACAATATGAAGATCGGGATAGGTAGAATATGCTTGTTAGACAAGATATTAGAAGCTGTGATGCCAAAAATAAATGATAGCGATAATGATAATTTTGATGATAATATCTGCGAGAAAATAAAGAAAGTGGTAGATGAATTTAATAAAAATGAAAAGGATGAGTATAGTTGTTCTATAATGAGCTTGAATTCTTATCCTAAGACAAAAGGAAAAGATTTGGTTAAAAAATGTATAAATGAGTTAATGAAAGATGTAGAGAAATACCTTGGCGACGTTAAAGGTAATGGCAATGGTGTTTGTGGTGAGTTGTTGCAGGGTGCTAAGAGTGCATCGGGACAGTTTGGCGAGTCATTGAAATTGCTAAGCGAAGCTGCCAGTGCTATAGCGGAAGCTTGTAAACGGCTTGCTTATGGTATATTATGA
- a CDS encoding complement regulator-acquiring protein has product MKNLKLNIIKLNVITAILTSICISCAPFGNVNPNEPKNPTTSKSLKKTKRSNNSRNLKNTSNHTNSENLTGNSTKNPSENNQNLENESQNSKSSNQNSQEETTISKLKNIGKDLEAQKKKEDTGITKMSKIDNAKYDFLETFKLKQDDVFMFXAKMKLKRIIYPSLNYDTKKILVLKEILEKLDTEDNNRRIAGQFLETSRDIQLHLEDTYLKKIQDTLQTLSEKEAEKLLQGVKLDLKKKQNFAKSLNATIDAYNKNVDNIKIDNKALAKHIKDKYSHPLYLLNQAD; this is encoded by the coding sequence TTGAAAAACCTTAAATTAAATATTATTAAACTTAACGTTATTACAGCAATATTAACTTCAATTTGCATATCATGTGCACCTTTTGGCAATGTTAATCCAAACGAACCAAAAAATCCTACCACTTCTAAAAGTCTAAAAAAAACAAAACGAAGCAACAATTCTAGAAATCTAAAAAACACAAGCAATCACACCAATTCAGAAAATTTAACAGGAAATTCAACAAAAAATCCATCAGAAAATAACCAAAATCTTGAAAATGAATCTCAAAATTCAAAATCTTCAAATCAAAATTCTCAAGAAGAAACCACAATCTCAAAATTAAAAAACATTGGTAAAGACCTGGAAGCTCAAAAAAAGAAAGAAGATACRGGAATAACTAAAATGTCTAAAATTGATAATGCTAAATATGATTTTCTAGAGACTTTTAAACTTAAACAAGATGATGTTTTTATGTTTCAKGCTAAAATGAAATTAAAAAGAATAATTTACCCATCCCTAAATTACGATACAAAAAAAATATTGGTATTAAAAGAAATTCTTGAAAAACTTGATACAGAAGATAATAACCGAAGAATAGCTGGTCAATTTTTAGAAACATCAAGGGATATTCAACTTCATCTAGAAGACACGTATTTAAAAAAAATACAAGATACATTACAAACTCTAAGTGAAAAAGAAGCCGAAAAGTTGCTACAAGGTGTAAAACTTGATTTAAAGAAAAAACAAAACTTTGCTAAAAGTTTAAACGCAACCATTGACGCTTACAATAAAAATGTTGATAACATTAAAATAGATAATAAAGCGCTAGCAAAACACATAAAGGATAAATATTCCCATCCTCTTTATCTACTAAACCAAGCTGATTAA
- a CDS encoding complement regulator-acquiring protein has translation MRRAHFEKPKLNIIKLNFITAILNSIFISFLPIGKVDPKPDINTNPENIQN, from the coding sequence ATAAGGAGAGCACATTTTGAAAAACCTAAATTAAATATTATTAAGCTTAACTTTATTACAGCAATACTGAATTCAATTTTCATATCATTTTTACCTATTGGAAAGGTCGATCCAAAACCCGATATCAATACTAATCCAGAAAATATCCAAAATTAA